The following coding sequences are from one Eptesicus fuscus isolate TK198812 chromosome 7, DD_ASM_mEF_20220401, whole genome shotgun sequence window:
- the MANSC4 gene encoding MANSC domain-containing protein 4, protein MHVAVVAADVILLLSMGWTSDALCSPTVFYRDCWIRRFPGLLVDLEESQKMGAQFLRYYSESTGQKCSRSCCLRKDVACNLAVFYHDPMHDNVNCLHIHCPTLESCILEPGTSAILYNVTDGIDPDLLVFGQSPPTYLNTRSSSDRWDRLRNLKATNLDKQQTTMINQMLPSIEAPSLTTHQELVNATRTRYSEELTTDSWARFMSLNGSIATKISKVSPSADFTNNPDNKTISPFFVPIDTKLSHMPIPSRLNSSKQLLNKTKGYNSRNHTSENEDKTPDGTSVTSKTWLVPVALCTSVLFLCCCIVILTSGCCRKKQGQYKPGQRKSGSRQRKTM, encoded by the exons ATGCATGTGGCGGTGGTGGCAGCAGACGTGATCTTGCTCCTCAGCATGGGGTGGACTTCAGACGCCCTCTGCTCACCCACTGTTTTTTACAGGGACTGCTGGATCCGTCGCTTCCCGGGCCTTCTAGTCGACCTGGAGGAGTCTCAGAAGATGGGCGCTCAGTTCTTGAGGTATTATTCTGAAAGCACTGGCCAGAAATGCAGCAGGAGCTGCTGTCTGAGGAAGGATG TTGCCTGTAACTTGGCTGTCTTCTACCATGATCCTATGCACGACAATGTCAACTGCCTCCATATCCACTGCCCGACGCTGGAAAGCTGCATATTGGAGCCTGGAACCAGTGCCATTTTATATAACGTGACGGACG GTATAGATCCAGATTTGCTGGTTTTTGGACAATCACCTCCCACATATCTAAATACCCGTTCTTCATCTGATAGATGGGACAGACTAAGAAATCTAAAAGCTACGAATTTAGATAAGCAACAAACCACCATGATAAACCAAATGCTACCATCAATAGAGGCTCCATCATTAACCACACATCAAGAGTTGGTTAACGCAACCCGTACCAGGTATTCCGAGGAATTAACCACAGATTCTTGGGCAAGATTCATGTCCCTGAATGGTTCCATTGCCACAAAAATAAGTAAGGTGTCACCCAGTGCTGATTTCACCAACAATCCAGATAACAAGActatttctcctttctttgtGCCCATAGACACAAAACTTTCTCATATGCCCATTCCATCCCGACTCAACAGCAGCAAGCAGCTACTGAACAAAACCAAAGGGTACAACAGCAGAAACCACACATCTGAGAACGAAGACAAAACACCGGATGGGACATCTGTGACTTCAAAGACGTGGCTGGTTCCTGTGGCCCTTTGTACCtctgtcctctttctttgctgctgTATAGTCATCCTGACATCAGGCTGCTGTCGAAAGAAGCAGGGCCAGTATAAACCAGGACAGAGAAAGTCAGGATCCAGGCAAAGGAAAACAATGTAA